TATCAGATACAACGGTTGTCAGCTATGATAAAATTATGCTGACACAGAAGTCCAGACTGCTACAGGAGGTAGTGATCCAACAGAAAATAGCCGCTATCAAAATTAAAGGTGATACCACCGAGTTTAATGCCGACAGCTACAAAACCCAGGCAAATGCTTCGGTGGAAGACCTGCTGAAAAAACTGCCTGGTATCCAGATAGATAATAAAGGACAAATCACTGCGCAGGGAGAGACAGTTAAAAAAGTACTGGTAGATGGGGAAGAATTTTTTGGAGATGATCCCACGCTGGTCACCAAAAATCTGCGTGCAGATATGGTTGACAAAGTACAGCTCTTTGATAAAAAGAGCGACCAGGCGAACTTTACAGGGGTAGACGATGGACAGCAATCTAAAACGATCAACCTGAAATTAAAGGATAGCAAGAAAAACGGCTACTTTGGTAAAGTGAGTACCGGCGCCGGTACCAACGGCTACCATGATAGCCAGGCCATGCTGAATATGTTCAAAAAGAAACAGAAAATTGCCGTCTATGGTATCGTGTCCAACACCGGGAAAACCGGTCTTAACTGGCAGGAGCAGGATAAATACGGACAAAGCATGGCCGATAACGCTGTTTCAGACGGCTCCGGTGATTTTTATATCATGGGCGGCCAGGACAACGAATTTCAGAACTGGAGCGGTAACTATAACGGGCAGGGCTATCCGCTGGTACAGACCGGCGGCCTGCATTATAACAATAAATGGAACCAGGACAAGCAAAGCATCAACGGGAACTATAAAATGATGCAGCTGTACATGGATGGTAACAATACGGAAGCCACCCAGTATATCCTGCCGGATACCGTTTACTACCGGAATGCCAGGGAAGAATTTAAGAACAGTATTATGCGGAACCGCATCAACGGAGGGTATGAAGTTCAGCTGGATTCTTCTTCCACCATCAACCTGCGCGTAGATGGCGGAATAGATCATAAGATCAGTAACAGCCGCTATAGCACAGCGTTTCAGGCAGAAGATAGTTCCATGGTAAACCGCAACCAACGCCTCAACTCCTCCATAGCCGATATCGGAACGCTCAACAGTAACCTGCTATGGCGCAAGAAACTAAAGAAGAAAGGCAGAACGATTTCCCTGAATATCGCTGAAAACTATAGCCGGACTAACGGCGACGGATATCTGAATTCTATAACCGAGTTTTTCCAACACGGGCTTACTGACTCCACGCAATTAACAGACCAGTATAAAACCACCAATAACGAAAATATCAGTCTCATTACCAATCTTACCTATACGGAACCATTGTCTGCTGCTTCTTCGCTGGTGGTGAACTATGGCATCAACATCAACAACAGTCATTCGGCCAGGAACTCCTTCAATAAAGGCACAGATGGTAAATACGGGCTTCAGGACAGCATCTACAGCAATGACTATGCTTTTAATATGTTAACGCATAAAGGCGGTCTGGCCTATGCCTATATGAAAAAGAAGCTGCGGGTAAATGTGGGAAGTAACGTAGGATTTACAGGCTACCATCAGCAGGATATGTACCACGATTTTACCCAGGAGCGTAGTTTTATGAACTGGTATCCACAGGCATCCGTAAGGTACAGTTTCAGTCAGCAACGCAGGTTCAGTTTCAATTATTACGGCAATACCCAACAACCGGGGATTAACCAGTTACAACCTTTACGGGCCAACGAAGATCCGCTGAATATCTACATCGGTAACCCTGAGCTGAAACCTTCTTTTGGAAGCACTTTCCGCCTTAACTATAGTGACTTTAAAGTATTAACTGACCGGAGTATATGGATGGGAGTATCCTATGGTACTACTTCCAATGCCATCAGCAACCGGAGTACCATTGATGAAGGGGGTAAGCGTACTACACAGTCAGTAAACGTAGACGGTAATCAGAATGCAAATGTGAACCTGAACATGGGCTGGAAGATCAAGAAAATTGATTTGAGGATCGGGTATAATATGTATGGACAGTATTATAAGAATGTCAGCTTTGTAAACTCGGAACTGAATATAACACAGAGTACCAATACTTCAGGGGGATTATATCTCTATAAATCCAAAGAAAAAAAATATGAGCAATACCTGAATATACAGGCCAATTACAATACCAGTCAATCTTCTGTACAGAAGCAGATCCGTACCAATTACTGGACGTATAGTATTGCCCACAACCTGGATCTTTTTCTCCCCTGGAAACTGCAACTACATTCCGAAATTAATTATAGCATCAGACAAAAGACCGCTTTCTTTACCGGCAATAATAACGTGCTGCTCTGGAATGCCTGGTTCGGGAAGAAATTCGGAAAGAAAGATGTAGTGCAGGTCAATGTGTCTATGAACGATATCCTGAATCAGAATATCGGATTCAACAGGTCTGTAAACAGTAACTACATTACGCAGAATACCTACAGTACCATCAGCCGTTTTGGTATGCTGACATTTATCTGGAACTTTAATAAAGTAGGCGGAGGAGCCACAAAAAATTAATGTCATGAAGAACCTGATCTTATGGATATTGCTGATCCTCTCTACTGGTGCTGCTGCGCAACACACCACTTTTTTGCAGCAGGGGCGTATTGAATTTGAAAAGAAGCAGAACGTACACGCAATGCTGGACGAAATGTGGGCGGGAGAGGAAAGCTCCTGGAAAGAATTACAGAAGAAAGAAATGCCGAAGTTTAAGACGGCTTATTTCGACCTGTATTTTTCACAACACACCACATCCTATAAACCCGGCAGGGAAAATCCTGATAACTATAAACTCCGGGAAACACCGGGAGAAGCCAATGTAGTGTATACTGACCTGGATAATCATGAAAGTATTGCACAGAAGAAGGCATTTGAGCAACTGTTCCTGGTAAAGGATTCTGTGCGGGAGATTAAGTGGAAGATCACGGACGAAACACGCAAGATTGCAGGTTTTGATTGCCGCCGGGCCAATGCCATTATTATGGATTCTATTTATGTAGTCGCTTTTTATACAGATATCATCGTAACACCGGGTGGTCCGGAATCCTTTACCGGCCTTCCCGGTATGATCCTGGGACTGGCACTGCCGCATGAGCATATTACCTGGTTTGCTACCAAAGTATTGGTGGAAGATATAAAGCCCGGAACGCTGAAACCACCTGCTAAAGGGAAGGTGGTGAATAATGACCGGTTAAAGGAAGTGATGAACGGGGCGATCAAGGATTGGGGTAATTATGGCAAGGTATATATAAAAGCTATCATGCTTTAGCTGTCTTAACGATCATTTAAAAAATTGCTATTGTGTTGATTTTCAGGTAGGGTTAACAAAACTTTATGATAATGGTTTCTTAAAGTGTCTGGTATTGGCACCAAACAGGAACCATTTTTGTTTTACTGTTAGCTGAACCAAAAATTTTAACCATGGCAAAGAAAAACAAAGAAGCAGTTAAGCAGGAAATACAGGAATTAGCCATCGGCAATTACGTAAGTTATCCTGATGATTACGAAGCAACGGACGCACAAGCACTGAATAATGTAGTATCACTGGCAAAGGGATACTGGGATTCCCGGGAATATAAGGAAGTGGAACGCGACGATAAGCTGGGCATTGATCTGGCTGATTATCAACTCTGGACGAAGGAAGCGCATGCTGCTTTTCTGGAAGCCAATGGACACACTTTAAACTAATCCGCGTCATTCATATTATTCGATGGAAGAGGGATTTATGTATTTAGACAGCTAAATACATAAATCCCTCTTCTATTATAAACTATTTCTCTTCCGCAGATGTTTTTATATACTGCTTCTCCTGTCTGGCAGTATTACCATGGATGGTAACGATAGTGGTATATCAACCCCGGTCGCTATTGATTATTCATCATAAATAGACAAACAATGACAATAAAATTTTGCTGCTATGAGAAAGTTAATTTGTTTGTTGGTTGTGCTGATTGCTGCCCTGCGGCTTTCTGCACAAAAAACAGCTGTTGAAGCTGTGGTGTTTTCGGAAGAGGATCTTGTTACGCAGATTTTTGGTAAAAATAAAGAGGCGTTATTAAATGATGTCCTGCTGATTTCGCCCGTAGAGGAAAAGGATTTTCAGACTGCTTTCCAGGAATATGAATCAGAAAAAGGCCCCTGGCTCACGGAGCGCATCGCATTGCTAAAAATGTACAACGATGAGTATTCTTCACTGGATGAAAAGAAAATGAATACATTATCAAAACAGCTGATTAATAATGATCTTGAATTTGGTCGGCTGCAAATGCGTTATTTTCGTAAAATGAATAAAGTGCTGGGTGCTACCAGGGCAGCCAAGTTTTTTCAGCTGGACAATTACCTGGAACAATCTACACGCGCATACATACAAAACAAGTTACCTTTTATAAAAGCACTGGAATCTGACCGGCTGGTGTCTATCCGGCCTGTGACGATCCGGTGAATAACGTACCGATAGATAGAATATGACTAAAAGCAATGCCTATGTATTCACCGGTGGACCCGGTGCGGGTAAAACTACGGTGATAAAGACTTTAGAGCAGATGGGATATGCAACGGTAGAAGAGTCTGGAAGACAAATCATCCAGGAGCAGGTGCGTACCGGCGGAAATGCTTTGCCCTGGGGCGATACGGCACAGTATCGTGACAAGATGTTCAGAACCGCCATGGATGATTTTCATGCGTTGCAGGAAGAACAGGTATTCCTTGACAGGGGGCTGCCTGACGTTATCGGCTATACGCAGTTGATACAGTTGCCGGTAGATCCTTCCTTGCAGGAACTATGCATGCAATACAGGTATAATACCCGTGTATTTATTTTCCCGCCCTGGGAGGCTATTTTTTGTGAAGATGAAGAACGCAAACAGACATTTGCAACGGCGGTGCACACTTTTGAAGTGATGCAGGCGGTGTATAATGCATGTGACTATGAATTGATAACAGTGCCTATGATTCCGGCAGCGGAAAGGGCGGCCTTTATTATCAGCCGGCTATAGCACATCTTCCACAAAATCCGCACTCCGGGGAATGGCTTTAAATTTTTCCATTAATGCCGGTGGCAGAACTGTGAGCTTGCGTTTTTGTACGTCGATCCACGCGCCGTCTACCGTTACGATGGCGGATTTGGTGCCGTCGCCGCGGAATATTTCATGCCTTACCGACCAGCGGGAGCCATCACTTTTGTACCGGCTCATTTCGCAGGTAACCTGTACTTTATCATTGGGGCCAATTTCGCGGAGATACAGTAATTCCTCCCGGAACAGGATAGGACCTAGTTTTAGTTGAATAAACTGGGCAGCATCCAATCCAACTTTTTCCAGCATAGCCAGGCGCGCCTGTGCGGCGAAATCTGCGTAGGCAGAATGCCGGAGGTGCATATTTGCGTCTATTTGTGACCAGAGTACAGGTCCTTCAAAAAATATGTTCATCATTAAATTTACGGAAAAAAAAGCCAGCCGGAATGTAGCCGGAAGTTATAGAAAGGAGGGAAGAGGGGTAAAACAGTGCCTGTGACAATGAACTGTTGATCAATACGATATACTGGTATAAAATTCAAATGATGGATACAATGCTTTACTGTGGCTATTCTATAGCCGTCTCTTAGGTTAATGGGCCGTACTGTAAGGCTCTCCGGCGCATTTTTTTTCAGGAAAAACGAAAACAAATTTTTTTTAAATCATTTCCTTTTATAATTTCGCACCACTGGAGAGTTGGCAGAGCGGTCGATTGCGGCAGTCTTGAAAACTGTTGACTGTAACAGGTCCCGGGGTTCGAATCCCTGACTCTCCGCTGCAAGGGATAACTGAAAAGTTATCCCTTTTTTTTCGTATATCAAGTAGTTCTTCTCTTTCATTTCCAGATAGTTATGAGAAAAAACATCCATCATTGTAGGTGTTCGATAACCCCCATCCTCATAGCAACTTTGAAATTAGAATACCTATTGGGTAAGCTTAGATTTAAATACAAGATTTATGGACAATACAAATGAAATCAACCTGATTAGCAGGCTGCATGCCGCTTTTTCAAATGTAGGTATTGAT
The Chitinophaga sp. MM2321 DNA segment above includes these coding regions:
- a CDS encoding AAA family ATPase, which gives rise to MTKSNAYVFTGGPGAGKTTVIKTLEQMGYATVEESGRQIIQEQVRTGGNALPWGDTAQYRDKMFRTAMDDFHALQEEQVFLDRGLPDVIGYTQLIQLPVDPSLQELCMQYRYNTRVFIFPPWEAIFCEDEERKQTFATAVHTFEVMQAVYNACDYELITVPMIPAAERAAFIISRL
- a CDS encoding TonB-dependent receptor; protein product: MKKLLALIFCLSVFNLCYAQKAAVKGNVLDTLNHVKLSNSVVALLHAKDSVLYKFARTNESGHFNFKDLTAGKYLLLVTYPSFADYVEPLTLSDTTVVSYDKIMLTQKSRLLQEVVIQQKIAAIKIKGDTTEFNADSYKTQANASVEDLLKKLPGIQIDNKGQITAQGETVKKVLVDGEEFFGDDPTLVTKNLRADMVDKVQLFDKKSDQANFTGVDDGQQSKTINLKLKDSKKNGYFGKVSTGAGTNGYHDSQAMLNMFKKKQKIAVYGIVSNTGKTGLNWQEQDKYGQSMADNAVSDGSGDFYIMGGQDNEFQNWSGNYNGQGYPLVQTGGLHYNNKWNQDKQSINGNYKMMQLYMDGNNTEATQYILPDTVYYRNAREEFKNSIMRNRINGGYEVQLDSSSTINLRVDGGIDHKISNSRYSTAFQAEDSSMVNRNQRLNSSIADIGTLNSNLLWRKKLKKKGRTISLNIAENYSRTNGDGYLNSITEFFQHGLTDSTQLTDQYKTTNNENISLITNLTYTEPLSAASSLVVNYGININNSHSARNSFNKGTDGKYGLQDSIYSNDYAFNMLTHKGGLAYAYMKKKLRVNVGSNVGFTGYHQQDMYHDFTQERSFMNWYPQASVRYSFSQQRRFSFNYYGNTQQPGINQLQPLRANEDPLNIYIGNPELKPSFGSTFRLNYSDFKVLTDRSIWMGVSYGTTSNAISNRSTIDEGGKRTTQSVNVDGNQNANVNLNMGWKIKKIDLRIGYNMYGQYYKNVSFVNSELNITQSTNTSGGLYLYKSKEKKYEQYLNIQANYNTSQSSVQKQIRTNYWTYSIAHNLDLFLPWKLQLHSEINYSIRQKTAFFTGNNNVLLWNAWFGKKFGKKDVVQVNVSMNDILNQNIGFNRSVNSNYITQNTYSTISRFGMLTFIWNFNKVGGGATKN
- a CDS encoding thioesterase family protein translates to MMNIFFEGPVLWSQIDANMHLRHSAYADFAAQARLAMLEKVGLDAAQFIQLKLGPILFREELLYLREIGPNDKVQVTCEMSRYKSDGSRWSVRHEIFRGDGTKSAIVTVDGAWIDVQKRKLTVLPPALMEKFKAIPRSADFVEDVL
- a CDS encoding GLPGLI family protein — its product is MKNLILWILLILSTGAAAQHTTFLQQGRIEFEKKQNVHAMLDEMWAGEESSWKELQKKEMPKFKTAYFDLYFSQHTTSYKPGRENPDNYKLRETPGEANVVYTDLDNHESIAQKKAFEQLFLVKDSVREIKWKITDETRKIAGFDCRRANAIIMDSIYVVAFYTDIIVTPGGPESFTGLPGMILGLALPHEHITWFATKVLVEDIKPGTLKPPAKGKVVNNDRLKEVMNGAIKDWGNYGKVYIKAIML